Proteins found in one Magnolia sinica isolate HGM2019 chromosome 5, MsV1, whole genome shotgun sequence genomic segment:
- the LOC131246954 gene encoding putative ubiquitin-like-specific protease 1B, which translates to MSTLRAYRNSKSASERATLVGMMNNVIAIAKQRGKSHAKEIWYSERVYVPVNHDNCHWFLMVLYLRQREIIIIDSLVLNPLLKYKQMINLMTEELPILFHATGDVTALEGKTWTAKSMKSMPKQCNGFDCGIFA; encoded by the exons ATGTCGACTCTAAGGGCGTATCGGAACTCGAAGTCTGCTTCGGAACGTGCAACGTTGGTAGGCATGATGAACAATGTCATCGCAATTGCCAAGCAACGGGGTAAATCACACGCTAAGGAGATTTGGTATAGTGAACGG GTTTATGTACCCGTCAACCATGATAACTGTCATTGGTTCTTGATGGTCCTATATCTAAGACAACGGGAGATCATTATTATCGATAGCTTAGTGTTAAATCCTCTCCTAAAGTATAAGCAGATGATCAATTTGATGACGGAGGAGCTCCCGATTCTCTTTCATGCCACCGGAGACGTCACCGCGCTTGAAGGGAAGACTTGGACTGCCAAATCCATGAAATCTATGCCGAAGCAATGCAATGGTTTTGACTGTGGCATTTTT GCATGA